One window of Quercus robur chromosome 5, dhQueRobu3.1, whole genome shotgun sequence genomic DNA carries:
- the LOC126727832 gene encoding uncharacterized protein LOC126727832 — MQDFRDVIDECGFRDLGYMGSKFTWAKHYSDGTIIWERLDRALGTEDWVSLFPAFQMVHLECGMSDHKLVHIYPMGVLTRRQWPWHFEWSKQSFCNISRALIEKRSSLKSAEEATQLGGDYNPVYTIKKEISKLLLLEEQLWHQRSPAHWMKSSDKNTAFFHSKVSQRLRRNRIVSLRNNGVLCTGEAKVTGLLVSYFKQLFTSSQPTYFETVLQEVPRVVTAKMNSALIGKFTRAKVDMALKQMAPLKAPGPYEKYDLTYIILILPSSSKSKVLIRAQLGDVQTIQALLGVYEKELGQQINKEKTNLFFSKSVSNGDKIAIKNLLGVAEIKEYEKYLGLPAVVGKNRRASLNYIKERVWGKLQGWKEKILSQAGKDILLKAMIQAIPTFAMSCFKLLVGLCKDIEVMIRKFCGGNGMIVGTYIGKIGKHCAKPRRILGFKDLSKFNAAMLAK, encoded by the exons ATGCAAGACTTTCGGGACGTGATTGATGAATGTGGGTTTCGAGACCTTGGTTACATGGGGAGTAAATTTACGTGGGCAAAGCACTATTCGGATGGAACTATTATTTGGGAACGTCTGGACAGAGCTCTTGGGACTGAAGACTGGGTGAGTTTGTTTCCTGCTTTCCAAATGGTTCATCTGGAATGCGGGATGTCCGACCACAAACTTGTCCATATTTATCCTATGGGAGTTCTGACAAGAAGACAGTGGCCATGGCATTTTGA GTGGAGTAAACAATCTTTTTGTAATATATCTCGGGCCCTCATTGAGAAAAGATCCTCTCTAAAATCTGCAGAAGAGGCAACGCAGCTTGGAGGTGACTATAATCCAGTGTACACTATCAAAAAGGAAATCTCAAAATTATTACTTCTTGAGGAGCAGTTGTGGCACCAGAGGTCTCCTGCGCACTGGATGAAGTCGAGTGATAAGAATACAGCTTTCTTCCACAGTAAAGTCTCACAAAGACTACGAAGGAATAGGATTGTTAGTCTTAGAAATAATGGAGTGTTATGTACAGGTGAGGCAAAAGTTACGGGTTTGTTGGTCTCTTATTTTAAGCAATTGTTCACTTCATCCCAACCAACATACTTTGAGACAGTTTTGCAAGAAGTCCCACGGGTGGTCACTGCTAAAATGAACTCCGCATTGATTGGTAAGTTTACAAGGGCAAAGGTTGATATGGCTTTGAAACAGATGGCCCCCTTAAAGGCTCCGGGTCCTTACG AAAAATACGATCTAACTTATATTATACTTATATTACCCTCATCCTCAAAGTCAAAAGTCCTGATAAG AGCTCAATTGGGGGATGTTCAAACCATTCAAGCTCTTCTTGGTGTTTATGAAAAAGAATTGGGACAACAAATCAATAAAGAGAAGACGAACCTCTTCTTCAGTAAATCAGTCTCCAATGGTGATAAAATTGCAATAAAAAACCTTCTTGGTGTAGCAGAAATAAAGGAGTATGAGAAATACTTGGGGTTACCTGCGGTAGTTGGGAAGAATAGAAGAGCAAGTTTGAATTACATCAAAGAAAGGGTTTGGGGGAAGCTtcaagggtggaaggaaaagatCCTTTCTCAAGCCGGTAAAGATATTTTGCTCAAAGCCATGATTCAAGCCATCCCAACATTTGCCATGAGTTGTTTTAAACTACTTGTAGGTCTTTGTAAAGATATTGAGGTCATGATCCGGAAATTTTGTGGGGGCAACGGGATGATCGTAGGAACATACATTGGAAAAATTGGGAAACATTGTGCAAAGCCAAGGAGGATCCTAGGTTTTAAAGACCTAAGCAAATTTAATGCTGCAATGTTGGCAAAATAG